The sequence aatataattaataaaattgttaaactcagtgaaatatgaaaaacaattaatgtatttatattaatgaaatactaaaaagatattatatattttttataccgCTATCCATGTTTttaaacaattctcatttatattgttatctatgtttccaaacagtatcaaaaagtatttttgttttaataatatagatagttTATCTCATAATTTCATGTGCATACCTCTGGTATTTCTCCTGgtctccaccaaaattgtgtcACTAGACTTGTTAGCTTCTTCATCACCGTTTTTGGTATGCGGAAGCAGGACATTACATGGTTTGGTAAAACCGTTACCACAGATTTTATTATCACATTCTTTCTTCCCTTAGTAAAAACCTTGAAATTCCATCCGTTTACTAAGATTGAAAGATGATGAAACCGGCGGTGACTGAGAAAAATCAAACGGAAGAAAGTTTTTGGCTCCATgtgttgttttttgtttctttagtgAGGTAGATCAAAGTAGCCAGCCATCACattatatagaagaaaaaaaggaaacaagtgGCTTAGTTAATTACGTCACTGATCACCAGTATTGAAAATAGACAAATCGTCCAAAAGATAAAATATCGAACCCCTAGGAAGTAGAATCTTATCTTTGACGATGGAAGATTAAGACAAACAAAATTCGTCCACACATTGAAACTTTCAGTGTGATGTACTGTGCCGTGGTAGTGTGGTACATGCATGAGTGAAAAGTGTATAAACTATGGTGGATCGTTAGACGGGCTTTGTCGTAGATTGTTTTAACATGAAATATGATCAAGGCCCATTTGTTTCAAGTAGATACATATTTAATTGATTCCCTCTCTCCACCTTCCTGATATTTACAATCAATGCCTcagtacacaaaataaataaataaggggaCAACAGATCTCCTTGTCATAAACCTCTGTGTggtacaataaataaataaattgtgcCACTAGACTTGTTAGCTTCTTCATCACCGTTTTTGGTATGCGGAAGCAGGACATTACATGGTTTGGTAAAACCGTTACCACATATTTTATTATCACATTCTTTCTTCCCTTAGTAAAAACTTTGAAATTCCATTCATTTACTCTATTATTCAAGCGATCTCGaacaaaaccaaattaaaaaaaattaaaatttaaataataaataatagtatttctAATGTGAAAATTTGGTGTAACGattgaaaatagaaaataaaatataacaccaaaacatcaaatttagcattgaaaacaccaaatttggcATAATAGTCGGAGTTGTCTTTcgtgtttgatttaaaaattatcgGTTGGGTTAAAGTTTTTCTGATACAACCATTACCAAAAACGTTAAAAGCAACAAACAGGTATTTTGagaatgttaatttttttacaaaatattgtcaTTTCAGCAATTCAAAATATCAAAAGAGACAAGGTCCcatagaaaattaaatttaaaagtatatcAACAATTATTAAAATCTTTACTTTAATAGTAAAAGGTCACACACATATACATTTGCATATAATACATCCGGTTTCCAGTTTACATCTCGCAACAAACATTGTTTTGACTAATTAAAGCACCACGAAAATACAGAAGGAAAAATCTATAAGTTTTATTCCGTACTTCACTCATTTCAAGCAGATACATATTTAACTTCACAAACCGGGAGATCATGTTCGAAGTTTGGGGCGGCCCTAAGGATTGGATTGCGCTCGAAGAAATTTGCGGGTTTCAAATCAAAACTCGAAGAAACTGTAGGCATTATTGGAAAGTCTTCTTGACATGGAACGTGATGGAATCCGAGTGTGTACCACACAACTATATCCGTGTTCTCTATGTCTCTATCCCTGCATAGCAccaatattaaattaaacaaaacaatcaaatcTTAACTATATGATGAATAATTAaaactttcatttaatttacCTGTCTGACCAAACTGCAAGAGTATCATCTCCATGGCTTTGGTAAGTGAACAAACCGGCAGCCCATTTCTCGGTCTTATTATACGGTGTCACCCAAATTTGATTATTGGTAAAAGCTGCTCTCTTCTGCGGAGGATCATCATGGTCAAGCAAACTAGCCGCCGTGGCTCTAGGGACGATCTTGTAACCCGTGGGGTTACCGACCCGGGTGGTTTTAGCAGAATTGACAACGTGGAATTCAGATGGATCGTACAAACTAAGTTTGATCTGAGCGTCCTTTTCGGTTTTCACAATGTTCTTAACCGCTTTCATGTAACTCTTCCTTGGAGACTCGCCTGGCTCAGTCATCTGCCTCTTGAGGTTCACTTTGAGAAATGAATTGTCCGGGCCATCGACGTCGAGGTCAAGGTAGAAAGTGACATAGTGATCATGAATTACTCCTATTATATTTTCAGCCAGAAGCGTGCCGTGAAGCTCTTCTTCGTTACCTTCTTTATCTTTATTCActtgatttttgttttgatatgATGTCCCTTTCACCATTAGAATTCCACTAAGTCCCACCTAGTCATTGTCCATACATTTGTGTGGTTTGTGACAAAAACGAATATTTATTGTTCCACggaacttaaaaaaaatctttatttttggaagatattGTAAAGTAGAAATTATAGTACCTTAGCTTTGATTAGCCCATCAGTTTGGAACTCATAATCAATGATGTAATCATAGTTACCTACCGAAGCTGCCATTCGTACCACTAACGTCACCTTTGGTCTCACTTCCTTTATCTATTTAATCAAAATGTAACTTATCTTAAGTGTAAGTAACACCATcaagtttttttaattgaatcatTATAACCACAAATTATTTCTACGtaaattttgaattataaacAGCTAAGCAAATGGACTAACCGGTAAACCGCTGATGGGGCTTTCCGAGTGACGCCAACCAATATCTCCGGCGTAACGCTCGAAGATACAAATCATATTCTCTCTCACAAACGGCGTTCCATCAGCCGTCGTGAAAACTCCGTCCATATAGGCTGCGTTTCGTGGACAATCATTAAGCGGTACAAGCGGCATGGCTTGTAAACCAAATCCGTATTCACCTGCGTCCATGTAAGTCTTGAAGTACCACGCGTCGGATGGATCCATGTACGGAACAAAAAGCTCCGATACGAACCCTTGGTACATCACTTCACGTGTCTCTTGTGTATCAGGATCATGTACTCTAACTTGTGATAATACCACACCTGCTCTCGGGTCAGGCTTTAGATGAAATTCCCAATTTGCCCATTTCACTAGATGGTTGTCTTCTATTACGAAGCTTGGACCACGTGGCTGCTCGATCGAGATCGGGTTAAGACCTCTTGTTTTGTCAGTGGTCCCTAGGTTTTTGAAGCGGTATTCAGTATTGGCTGAACCGGGTATGGGAATATTCGGACCGGTATCAACTATCTCGATCACTTGCTTTGTATCTAAATCGATAAGAATAGTTAAACCTTCGATGGGTCGCATGTAGAAGTTAGCAGTACCTTGGCTTGAGTAACACTGACTTTTAATAAcccttttattttcttcttttctacCGTACCAGCCACTTGATAACGGGAAGCAATACACATCCGTCAGATTAACTCCACGAGAAACAATCGTACGGTTCACATCGGCGCTTGAAAACGGTGCGAACGTCACTTCGTTCATTTCTTCTAGAGTCATCATCGGGTAACCCGAAACAGGAACCGGACTATCCACTATGTCCACCCGACCAGAAGAAAGGTCAACGGTTAGCACGTGCGTGTCGGGGCCAACGCGTGCGATGACGGTAGCTTTTCTCGGAGGAAGTGGGTTTCCTTTTTCCCATGCTCTAACGAGATTCTTCTCCGGCTCTTCAAGAACGATGGAGTGGAACGCGTGTGGTGCGCCTGAGGAGAAGAGCGCGTCAGAGGAGAGGAGAGATCGGACTTTGTTAAACTCCATGACAGTGAGTGGGTCCAGAGGGTGGTTTAATGTGTCAGACAAGTGGTCATGGTTCTTGGGTTTTGGTTTAGGATCTTGTTTAGAAAATTGTGGTTTTTGTTTGTTGAAGAGGAAGTTTCTTGATGCACAAAGAGGTGAAGAGGAAGAGTCGGTGCAGTCAAGAAGCCCCGTGGTAGACGACGGCGCGTAGGGGAAGTTAGTGGAAGTGAAAGAGATGATGAAACCGGCGGTGACTATGAGAAAAATCAAACGGAAGAATGTTTGTGGCTCCATgtgttgttttttgtttctttagtgAGGTAGATCAAAGTAGCCATCGCattatatagaagaaaaaaaggaaacaagtgAGCTTAGTTAATTACGTCACTGATCACCAGTATTGAAAATAGATAAATCGTCCAAAAGATAAAATATCGAACCCCTAGGAAGTAGGATCTTATCTTTGACGATGGAAGATTAAGACAAACAAAATTCGTCCACACATTGAAACTTTCAGTGTGATGTACTGTGCCGTGGTAGTGTGGTACATGCATGAGTGAAAAGTGTATAAACTATGGTGGATCGTTAGACGGGCTTTGTCGTAgattgttttggtttattatttttttttttcaattcacaaatatttagtaaatgtcatatttttatatatttatgttttattttataaaagacttaaattttttatctttatttatcgtatttcattttaaatgactatttatgtttaaatattatttttttaatgaattaagttggtacaactctaataaattaattttattatgtggttaatattttaataaaaaaaatttatacttttaataaagatttatacttttcaatgaaaaaatttattttcttatgaatgcttaaattatattaagaaaagaaaaaaataataattaaaaatagttgaaaaaaattatttaaacttggactcaatggtccaaaggaaaaaaaaatgtgagaattgaatctgatttcttaatcggcccaaatggcccaagagagatatGACGTGGGCTGgatctcaaaaaaaaatgacccaatatagatgtgttattaatattacttgattgcccttaatgaaacatgcaatgttagtaaagaaaatGGCAGGCTAAAGTAAAAGGATAAtaggattctgctttaatagtatagatatgatCAATGTCCGTTTGTTGTAAGACTGAAAACCGTACTAAAAAGTTAAAGGGTCCAAGAGGTTTTTAAGAAGCCTAaatcataacaaaattttaaaataataatatatagaaacgTTTTGAACTTCTTTAGGGAAACAAATATAGGCGAGgagataaaaatatttgaatatcaaGATACAATTGTGTGATACTATTTCGAAACACAAATATACAAATTCATATTACATACTAAAGCTTAGGAAAAGGTGTGAAAAGATTTATGTGAAATCTCTAAAATAATTTGCTAGAATTAGACTAATattattgactatatatataataaatacaaaGAACAAATTACAAGATAAAAACTTTTAAGTCTCAAGTGAGAAAACTAAAAAGTGTGTATCAAATGATAGTATTAATGTTCATCTAAGTTCAACTACTCCATATATCTAAGATGTAATCGTACTTTTCCCCAGATATCTCGGCTGGTTATGTAACTGCTTGACCGCGACGTGGCCAGATCTTGGTTGTTATCGGTAGACTCGGAGCTCACTACAGCGGCAAAGTAGTCTTTTGGGCCGGAATAGTTGGGCTTCACCAATGGATCATGGGGTTCATTGCCAATTTAGCTTGTTTCAATTGGGTCTTTACTGGATAAGATTTTGTGTGCAAAATCCCGCTATAACAGTTGCTCCCAGCCCATTAACTGACACATAGTCATCTTTAATGGGCGGAAACACCTGAAGTCGTGACTCTTCAATCTCATATGTCGGATTAGTAATGATTATCCTTAATGATTGACGATGCATAAGCTAAGCCGTCGAAACATCACTTTCGCGAGAGGTAGATTCCCACGGGTCTCGTCTGTGTCTTGCAGAGAGACCAGTGATTTCTTCTTCTAAGAAGCAGAAGGGTGAATCACGGTGTGCGCGAATCGCTATGTGAACCGGATGCCGGTTTTTAGTGCTCTTAAGGCCGTACTATCATTTGGATTCATGATTCGATATCTTACCTCTTTGAACATATCGATGTAGGATCTAAGCATCTCATTGTGCCCTTATATTCTTGCAGAAAGGGCTTCTCCGAAACCTTCTCTTCCATGTAGAAGGAGTAATGTTTCAGAAAGGTGGTTATAGATGTGTGAAATTATCTATGAAATTTTCTTCTAAGCAAGCAAACCACTCAAGCGCGGGTTCGGTAAGATTTTTGACAAAAATCCTACAATGACCTATTTCTTTCTCCTCATCCTTGAGGTGGGCTCGGGCTATCGCAAGTCTAAAAGCGCGTATGTGAGCCTTAGGGTCGGATCTCCCTAAGAACTATGAGAACTTTATTTTCCTAGTGTCTCATCGACGAGTATTGGCTATCCGGTTTTTAAACTAAGTTTGACGCAGCTATTCTATTATGTGATTTAGTTTTGGCGCTGAACTAGTGTCCATATGGATCCCTTAGTTCAGTTGCATTATATTAGTGTTGGTTTGCTTGACATATCTTTAAGAAGATTTGAAGTCAGTCGATCCATGTTCCATTGATATGTGGCAATGGATTTGAAGTACTCAGCCGTTAATCAGAGTTGCATAAGGCAGCTCCTCATGGGTCACCTGAGGTGGTATGTTGTCTTGAGGGTCAAACTCTCAGGCGGGGTTTTGATGTGGAACGTGTGAGTTTTATGTGAATGCTGATACTTCGTGCCATTAATTTCTCGGTGTCTCGTATCCCGGTGGCAGAGGAAGTGGAGATCCCTTGTTGAGATGATTAACGACTTCGAACATGGTTCGAGGTGGAGTTACAAATGGTGGATGATCGTCGACATTTAGCTGTGCAGGATGCGATCCTACTTCAGACTTAGTGATGCTACTTCCTGTTTGTGATGCCAGGGAAGATATGTTAAGATGTTTTCGAAAAGGAGAATTAGGATCGGCCAATTAACTAGCTCCATCGACTGTCCCGCTTTGGAGTATTGGATATTGAGATTTTTGTAGATGGTGCTCGTGCCTCTCCAGACAAGCCTCAAAGGTTCGAGCAGCTGTCTCATGTCGATGCGTTTGATCTTTGAGTGAGATGAGCATCCCTTGGATCTTTACTAGCTTGTTCGATGAAGACGGAAGAACAGAGATCCGTCACTTACTCGATCTGGCTACGGCGGCAGACAAaccattgttttgttttgtatccAAGAGTTGAGTTGGTCAATAGGGAAACTTACCGGATTCAGGTTTT is a genomic window of Brassica napus cultivar Da-Ae chromosome A2, Da-Ae, whole genome shotgun sequence containing:
- the LOC106396908 gene encoding primary amine oxidase-like, producing MEPQTFFRLIFLIVTAGFIISFTSTNFPYAPSSTTGLLDCTDSSSSPLCASRNFLFNKQKPQFSKQDPKPKPKNHDHLSDTLNHPLDPLTVMEFNKVRSLLSSDALFSSGAPHAFHSIVLEEPEKNLVRAWEKGNPLPPRKATVIARVGPDTHVLTVDLSSGRVDIVDSPVPVSGYPMMTLEEMNEVTFAPFSSADVNRTIVSRGVNLTDVYCFPLSSGWYGRKEENKRVIKSQCYSSQGTANFYMRPIEGLTILIDLDTKQVIEIVDTGPNIPIPGSANTEYRFKNLGTTDKTRGLNPISIEQPRGPSFVIEDNHLVKWANWEFHLKPDPRAGVVLSQVRVHDPDTQETREVMYQGFVSELFVPYMDPSDAWYFKTYMDAGEYGFGLQAMPLVPLNDCPRNAAYMDGVFTTADGTPFVRENMICIFERYAGDIGWRHSESPISGLPIKEVRPKVTLVVRMAASVGNYDYIIDYEFQTDGLIKAKVGLSGILMVKGTSYQNKNQVNKDKEGNEEELHGTLLAENIIGVIHDHYVTFYLDLDVDGPDNSFLKVNLKRQMTEPGESPRKSYMKAVKNIVKTEKDAQIKLSLYDPSEFHVVNSAKTTRVGNPTGYKIVPRATAASLLDHDDPPQKRAAFTNNQIWVTPYNKTEKWAAGLFTYQSHGDDTLAVWSDRDRDIENTDIVVWYTLGFHHVPCQEDFPIMPTVSSSFDLKPANFFERNPILRAAPNFEHDLPVCEVKYVSA